The Oncorhynchus masou masou isolate Uvic2021 chromosome 31, UVic_Omas_1.1, whole genome shotgun sequence genome includes a region encoding these proteins:
- the LOC135525252 gene encoding carbohydrate sulfotransferase 1-like produces the protein MHVGCRGGGGGRMECSWKTVLLLVCASLGVQYTAIRTLRDSLSGPCHGGVYHCQSRQPKDSRWRALCDDSMLPMEMSAAASRRHILLFTTTRSGSSFTGQLFNQHPGIFYVFEPLYHVQQAFTNSSSRLRRALDRRALLGAYRDLLLNLYTCDLRFLENYIRPEPQEHITGSFFRRSSSRALCSNPVCPEGGEGASGGQPDETWCPKKCGALNLTLASMACLSRGHVAIKTVRVPEVGDLRTLTEDPRLDLRIVHLVRDPRAILASRMMAFSEQFRAWKIWNATGRKPRYVDLSQITSTCRDMAESAETGLQRPAWLRGRYLLVRYEDLALNPAEKARELYKFVGLEMDENVRSWIAQNTNNSVPSTSEWNYKYSTTRDSKATAESWRLKLGFDIVRTLQTLCNDTLSLLGYRVVHSVADLRNMSNSLVEPRTFQTLL, from the exons ATG CATGTAGGATGTAGGGGTGGAGGAGGCGGCAGGATGGAGTGCTCCTGGAAGACAGTGCTGTTGCTGGTGTGTGCCTCTCTGGGGGTCCAGTACACAGCCATCCGCACCCTGAGGGACTCCCTGTCTGGGCCCTGCCACGGTGGCGTCTACCACTGCCAGAGCCGACAGCCCAAAG ACTCCAGGTGGAGAGCTCTGTGTGACGACAGCATGTTGCCCATGGAGATGTCGGCCGCGGCCTCCCGGCGCCACATCCTCCTGTTCACCACCACACGCAGCGGCTCCTCCTTCACTGGCCAGCTCTTCAACCAGCACCCTGGAATCTTCTATGTGTTCGAGCCCCTTTATCACGTCCAACAGGCCTTCACCAACTCCAGCAGTAGGCTGCGTCGAGCCCTGGACCGCCGGGCCCTGCTGGGGGCCTACCGGGACCTCCTCCTTAACCTCTACACCTGCGACCTGCGCTTCCTGGAGAACTACATCCGCCCCGAGCCCCAGGAACACATCACTGGGTCCTTCTTTCGCCGTAGCTCCAGCCGAGCACTCTGCTCCAACCCTGTGTGCCCTGAGGGTGGGGAGGGGGCCTCTGGGGGACAGCCTGATGAGACCTGGTGCCCCAAGAAGTGCGGTGCGCTGAACCTCACCCTGGCCTCCATGGCATGTCTGTCGCGGGGTCATGTGGCTATCAAGACAGTTCGTGTTCCGGAGGTGGGGGACCTGCGTACCCTGACCGAGGACCCACGGCTGGACTTGAGGATCGTACACTTGGTGCGTGATCCCAGAGCCATCCTGGCCTCACGGATGATGGCCTTCTCTGAGCAGTTCCGCGCCTGGAAGATCTGGAATGCTACAGGCAGGAAGCCACGCTACGTGGACCTATCGCAGATCACCAGCACCTGTAGGGACATGGCGGAGTCGGCAGAGACGGGGCTGCAGAGACCGGCATGGCTGCGTGGACGCTATCTCCTGGTCCGCTACGAGGACCTGGCCCTCAACCCAGCGGAGAAGGCCCGGGAGCTATACAAGTTTGTGGGACTGGAGATGGATGAGAACGTGCGCTCGTGGATCGCACAGAACACCAACAACAGCGTGCCTTCTACATCCGAGTGGAACTATAAGTATTCCACCACCAGAGACTCCAAAGCCACAGCGGAGAGCTGGAGGCTAAAACTAGGGTTTGATATAGTGAGGACTTTGCAGACGCTCTGCAATGATACACTCTCTCTTCTAGGCTACAGGGTGGTCCACTCTGTGGCTGATCTCAGAAACATGTCGAATAGTTTGGTGGAGCCCAGGACATTTCAGACTCTCCTATAA